One Portunus trituberculatus isolate SZX2019 chromosome 43, ASM1759143v1, whole genome shotgun sequence DNA segment encodes these proteins:
- the LOC123518251 gene encoding uncharacterized protein LOC123518251: protein MSTILPSPTNASSNSGLKITLVVFGAFGMTVWGTSIGFLLGWDHGNILFFAGVAAYVSVIANAAIIYVTCRIMFLVMHPSFPSGETLQDLHQCVARLVAFTVLGFTTWVDSVVWIAQLPDDEKAIVYHACNYGFVISAIVAGLAGGLLRITSNRTALPVTVGAPKYASQQGHYPQQSYQGSHAQYTNPAYGHHYHQQRM from the exons ATGTCGACGATTCTTCCCTCACCCACCAACGCCTCCTCCAACTCGGGTCTTAAGATTACCTTGGTAGTCTTCGGCGCTTTCGGAATG ACTGTCTGGGGAACGTCCATCGGCTTCCTTTTGGGCTGGGACCATGGAAATATCCTTTTCT TCGCCGGGGTTGCCGCATACGTCAGCGTCATCGCTAACGCTGCCATTATTTACGTCACCTGCCGCATCATGTTCCTCGTCATG CACCCAAGTTTTCCCAGCGGGGAAACACTCCAGGACCTGCACCAGTGTGTGGCGCGCTTGGTGGCCTTCACGGTGCTCGGATTTACCACGTGGGTGGACAGCGTAGTGTGGATAGCTCAGCTACCTGATGACGAAAAAGCCATCGTATACCACGCCTGTAACTACGGATTTGTGATAAGCGCAATAGTTGCTGGTCTGGCAGGCGGCCTCTTACGG ATCACCTCCAACAGAACCGCCCTCCCTGTCACAGTTGGGGCTCCGAAGTACGCCAGTCAACAGGGTCATTATCCACAACAGAGTTACCAAGGATCTCACGCACAGTACACCAACCCAGCCTACGGGCACCATTACCACCAGCAGCGCATGTAA